One segment of Opitutaceae bacterium DNA contains the following:
- the glpQ gene encoding glycerophosphodiester phosphodiesterase, whose amino-acid sequence MTIKGLINAWCATWTFLMACAACIATETRPLVIAHRGASGYLPEHTLEAKAYAHALGADYLEQDVVLSRDGVPVVMHDIHIDTISDVAVRFPDRRRADGRYYAIDFTLAELKQLRVHERVNAKTGEQVFPLRYDSKATPSVFRISTLEEELQLIQGLNRSSGRHVGIYPELKQPHWHREQGVDLSAVVLPILRRYGYSTKADRCFLQCFDLGEVRRLRGELGWKGNLIMLISAKSREADGVDHDVLCTPAGIKELAGLVDGIGPPIQRIVTWPPAGGAPVFSRLVTLAHASKLLVHPYTIRRDELPKNCPSIDALHAALFDRERIDGVFTDFSDVTLSWLKNSFKAK is encoded by the coding sequence ATGACGATCAAAGGCTTGATAAACGCGTGGTGTGCGACATGGACTTTTCTGATGGCGTGCGCGGCATGCATCGCTACGGAGACTCGACCGCTGGTCATCGCCCATCGCGGCGCGAGCGGCTATCTTCCCGAGCACACGCTCGAGGCGAAGGCGTACGCGCACGCGCTCGGGGCGGACTATCTCGAGCAGGACGTTGTTCTCTCCAGGGATGGCGTGCCGGTGGTCATGCACGACATTCACATCGACACCATTTCCGATGTCGCCGTGCGCTTCCCGGATCGGAGGCGCGCGGACGGGCGCTACTATGCCATCGACTTCACCCTCGCGGAGCTCAAGCAGCTTCGGGTGCACGAACGGGTGAACGCGAAGACGGGTGAACAGGTTTTCCCGCTCCGCTATGATTCCAAGGCGACGCCTTCGGTCTTCCGGATCAGCACGCTCGAGGAAGAGCTGCAGTTGATTCAGGGCCTCAACAGGAGCTCCGGAAGGCACGTCGGGATCTATCCCGAGCTGAAGCAACCGCACTGGCATCGCGAACAGGGAGTTGACTTGAGTGCCGTGGTGCTCCCGATTTTGAGGCGCTACGGTTATTCCACAAAGGCGGATCGGTGCTTCCTGCAGTGTTTTGATTTGGGCGAGGTCCGCCGCCTGCGTGGCGAACTCGGATGGAAGGGAAACCTCATCATGCTGATCAGCGCAAAATCCAGGGAGGCCGATGGAGTCGATCATGACGTCCTGTGCACGCCGGCGGGCATCAAGGAGCTGGCCGGTCTGGTCGATGGAATCGGACCGCCCATCCAGCGCATTGTGACCTGGCCGCCGGCGGGTGGCGCGCCGGTCTTTTCAAGGCTGGTGACGCTCGCCCATGCCTCGAAACTTCTCGTGCACCCGTACACGATTCGGCGGGACGAACTGCCCAAGAACTGTCCGTCGATCGATGCTCTGCATGCGGCCCTGTTTGACAGGGAGCGGATCGACGGCGTGTTTACGGACTTCAGCGACGTCACCCTGTCCTGGTTGAAAAACTCCTTCAAGGCGAAGTGA
- a CDS encoding FAD-dependent oxidoreductase, with amino-acid sequence MTRENAIERLRDSSEEFDFLIIGGGATGLGAAVDASSRGYRVALIEQADFASGTSSCSTKLVHGGVRYLRQGELGLVRSALRERALLLKNAPHLAWKVPFVIPNYAWWEGPYYRLGLGVYDRLAGGLSIGRSRWLSRAETVEHLPTIETGGLSSGVLYYDGQFDDARLAVTLARTAVGEGAALANYCRCVGLLKEQGCIRGARVRDEESGHEFEVRAKVLLNATGVFVDVLRRFDEPASKSLVAASQGIHIVLPRRFLPGNSGMMIPRTDDGRVLFAIPWRDRVVVGTTDTGGVEPSMTPVPLDHEIEFVLAHARKYLTHDPSESDVLSLFAGLRPLVADQGEQTASLSRAHTILVSKGNLVTVTGGKWTTYRKMAQESIDCLETVGGMQHRLCKTEDMKLYGAVQADALDTAGLEPYGSDAHQVRALARMIPGADAKLHPDLPYIEAEVIWHARNEMARTVEDVLARRTRALVLDAAAAVAAAPRVASILAKEMGRDPGWVVRQLNEFGIYASRWLIGERAAVLQA; translated from the coding sequence TGAGGAGTTTGATTTTCTGATAATTGGCGGAGGGGCGACAGGCTTGGGCGCCGCTGTTGACGCGTCGAGCCGGGGATACCGGGTTGCGTTGATTGAGCAGGCGGACTTTGCGTCGGGCACTTCAAGTTGCTCGACAAAGCTTGTTCACGGAGGAGTGCGATATTTGCGGCAAGGGGAACTGGGACTGGTTCGCTCGGCGCTTCGTGAGCGGGCGTTGCTCCTGAAGAACGCGCCTCATTTGGCATGGAAGGTGCCATTTGTAATTCCGAACTATGCCTGGTGGGAGGGGCCGTATTACCGCCTTGGTCTTGGGGTGTATGATCGTCTTGCCGGAGGCCTGTCAATCGGCCGCTCTCGATGGCTGTCGCGGGCGGAGACCGTGGAACATCTCCCCACGATCGAGACTGGCGGGTTGAGCAGTGGAGTACTCTACTATGACGGTCAGTTTGATGATGCCCGACTTGCTGTCACACTTGCGAGAACCGCCGTTGGAGAGGGTGCGGCTCTCGCCAACTATTGCCGGTGCGTCGGACTTCTGAAAGAGCAGGGATGCATTCGGGGAGCACGGGTTCGAGATGAGGAAAGTGGCCACGAGTTCGAGGTGCGCGCAAAGGTTCTCTTGAATGCAACCGGCGTGTTTGTTGATGTCCTGCGACGATTTGACGAGCCGGCATCCAAGTCCTTGGTGGCGGCGAGCCAGGGAATACACATCGTTCTCCCGCGCCGGTTTCTTCCGGGGAACTCAGGAATGATGATACCCAGAACCGATGATGGGCGGGTTCTTTTTGCGATTCCATGGAGGGATCGTGTGGTTGTTGGAACAACGGATACCGGGGGAGTGGAGCCATCGATGACGCCGGTACCCTTGGATCACGAGATTGAGTTTGTACTAGCGCACGCGCGAAAGTACCTGACGCATGATCCCAGTGAGTCCGACGTATTGAGCCTATTTGCCGGGCTGCGACCACTCGTGGCGGATCAAGGTGAGCAAACTGCATCGCTGTCCAGGGCTCACACCATACTTGTTTCCAAGGGGAATTTGGTTACGGTAACCGGGGGCAAGTGGACCACCTATCGCAAGATGGCGCAGGAATCCATCGACTGCCTCGAAACCGTGGGTGGGATGCAGCACCGCTTGTGCAAGACGGAGGACATGAAATTATACGGCGCTGTACAGGCGGATGCATTGGACACAGCAGGCTTGGAACCCTATGGCTCAGATGCGCACCAAGTCCGGGCGCTGGCAAGAATGATTCCCGGAGCGGATGCGAAACTCCATCCGGATCTACCCTATATTGAAGCGGAAGTGATCTGGCATGCGCGCAACGAGATGGCAAGAACCGTGGAGGATGTGCTGGCTCGTCGCACCCGTGCACTCGTCTTGGATGCGGCAGCCGCGGTCGCCGCCGCGCCTAGAGTGGCCTCGATTCTGGCGAAGGAGATGGGGAGGGATCCTGGGTGGGTCGTACGGCAGTTGAATGAGTTTGGTATTTATGCATCAAGATGGCTTATAGGGGAAAGGGCTGCCGTCCTGCAGGCTTGA
- a CDS encoding arylsulfatase: protein MKTTIIVRLASLSLFLILPLSGVLHASAPKPNIIVILADDMGWGNIGCFGGPIDTPNLDRMASSGTRFTQFYTYPRCCPTRAMLMTGLHPHEVGIGHMTFRRRGKNPSILEDRMKVPAAYRGWIRETIPTLPEMLRAAGYGTYMAGKWHVGNSDPATWPSNRGFDKFYGFIDGTSEYYKPADMRRGVEKIQVKGDRYYTTDAFTDEAIGFIQGHSKHKPGSPFFLYLAYNAPHFPMEAMPEDFKKYRGRFKEGWDALRVRTMARQKELDLLPGNTVLSARSGDMHRLGTQPGPVPAWDDLTTKQKDDMDAIMATYAAMVDRMDQNIGRLTRFLQESGQLDNTMIVFFSDNGAEAESPPLGEFEAANLGKYGNEDHHYYYGRAWANASNAPFREFKHFTYQGGVMSPLIVSWPQGMPNAMRGALVREFSFLPDVVETCLDVGGAKHPAVIEGRTDRKYDGRSLRPLLEKGRTGSRGPVCVEHEGNRLVREGRWKLVSYFEEPWELYDIDADPTEQVDVARGHADVVTRLSAAYDEWAARVGARPWREAQDYSVYPPDSRHGARR, encoded by the coding sequence ATGAAAACCACAATAATTGTCAGGTTGGCCAGTCTGTCACTGTTTCTGATCCTCCCATTGTCAGGCGTGCTTCACGCGAGTGCGCCAAAACCTAATATTATTGTGATACTCGCGGATGATATGGGCTGGGGCAACATCGGATGCTTTGGGGGGCCCATTGATACACCGAATCTGGACCGCATGGCCTCATCCGGCACGCGATTCACGCAATTCTACACCTATCCTCGGTGCTGTCCGACCAGGGCCATGTTGATGACCGGGCTGCACCCGCATGAAGTCGGGATTGGGCACATGACATTTCGCAGGCGTGGAAAGAATCCTTCGATACTAGAGGATCGGATGAAGGTTCCCGCGGCCTATCGAGGCTGGATACGAGAGACGATTCCCACTCTCCCGGAAATGCTCCGCGCCGCCGGATACGGCACGTACATGGCGGGCAAGTGGCACGTGGGAAACAGTGATCCGGCGACCTGGCCAAGCAATCGGGGCTTTGATAAATTTTATGGATTCATCGACGGAACTTCAGAGTACTACAAGCCGGCAGACATGCGCAGGGGCGTTGAAAAAATCCAGGTAAAGGGGGATCGCTACTATACGACCGATGCGTTCACTGACGAGGCGATAGGCTTCATCCAAGGGCATTCCAAACACAAGCCCGGCAGTCCGTTTTTTCTTTATCTCGCCTACAATGCCCCGCACTTCCCAATGGAGGCCATGCCGGAGGATTTTAAGAAATACCGTGGTCGATTCAAGGAAGGCTGGGATGCGCTGCGCGTACGAACAATGGCACGGCAGAAGGAGCTTGATTTGCTGCCAGGCAACACGGTTTTGTCCGCCCGATCAGGGGACATGCATCGTCTGGGCACGCAGCCAGGTCCAGTCCCCGCTTGGGATGACCTTACAACAAAGCAGAAGGACGATATGGATGCGATCATGGCGACCTATGCCGCGATGGTTGACAGGATGGATCAGAATATCGGTCGCCTGACCAGATTTCTCCAGGAATCAGGGCAGTTGGACAATACCATGATTGTATTTTTTTCTGACAACGGTGCGGAGGCCGAAAGCCCTCCCTTGGGCGAGTTTGAGGCGGCCAACCTTGGGAAGTATGGCAATGAAGACCATCACTACTACTATGGGAGAGCATGGGCGAATGCGTCGAACGCTCCCTTCAGGGAGTTCAAGCACTTCACGTACCAGGGAGGGGTCATGTCTCCGCTGATTGTAAGCTGGCCGCAGGGCATGCCCAATGCCATGCGTGGCGCGCTGGTGAGGGAATTCAGCTTCTTGCCGGACGTAGTTGAGACCTGTCTTGACGTTGGCGGCGCGAAGCATCCGGCAGTGATCGAGGGGAGGACGGATCGGAAGTATGATGGTCGGAGCCTGCGACCCTTGCTGGAGAAGGGCCGGACAGGCAGCAGGGGGCCGGTATGCGTGGAGCATGAAGGCAACCGACTCGTGAGAGAGGGGCGATGGAAGCTCGTGAGCTATTTCGAGGAGCCCTGGGAGCTTTACGACATTGATGCAGATCCGACGGAACAAGTGGACGTTGCCCGCGGACATGCGGATGTCGTGACACGTCTGAGTGCGGCGTATGATGAATGGGCCGCGCGAGTCGGAGCCCGTCCCTGGCGTGAAGCCCAAGATTATTCCGTCTATCCGCCTGACTCAAGGCACGGTGCCCGTCGATAG
- a CDS encoding TonB-dependent receptor: MPNHHPLLVVMASVVATAVSAQTIQPRQASANADSESITMDAFTVTGSNIRRIDAETALPITVMEKSDLDARGASTMADLMETINMAELSAITEMNNGPQLARGDVASVDLRGIGSGSTLTLLNGRRMAPHPISMAENGVPSLAVNINTIPRALVDRVEILRDGASAIYGADAAAGVINNIVSRTYVGRGVTFKGSMTQHGGANEAGVTLFEGFKKGNAHISVSFDYFHRDALAAHDRSWSKSSDMRQTRDLPAPWNGLPLTDPATGAAIARDNDFKNSNSVNQWGQWQRGFIQPDYLTFIGSRPAGNVGIVASGTVPPGVATMATNGMFYLIPTASGVTFKTSAPSANIDSPEVATFSNWNRWKILVPATDRIQFATFLDKPLNENVDLFGDLLFYRAYSRNGREPTNFKNTDDWGIYMPAANPYNPFGVRFYHPTGVPNSDGTPRLTGTPADVSLWTGISPGQNTEAPSGFKPRVTEVYSYAWRVLGGLRGRLGSSWEWESAIMASGAQSHEYEHFQVRESRLRTALNRTDSTAFNPFPVTFRIVNNQITVDKPYENPDSVLDPLYDDEDRFGRTNLFIWDAKVTGRVGRFLTGGPIGIATGLEARYETYSDKRAIYSGQNPPGSGDKFPLFREGDNDFLALNSNIPVSADQFIYAAYLEAALPFVTRENRVPMVDGLELNLAGRFEHFSIHGQTTKPKASLIWKPVPWLKFRGSAAESFRAPNLVQTNITPLRRQVGADDPYRYTVTQLASDGTAQRLTLRQGNQNLRPEEAATWLAGMVVEVPKIKGLSFTFDYFSINQNEVMQNLGAANVIDYDEVLLDLAMKAELAKGTPVNQIDLGSGTAAYKGFGNVLRKPVTQADRDAFAAYNASPAGKSLPRAPVGEIVQVIDDYLNLSGRDIEGYEFGVQYRTPATRIGRFTFNGEATHYVKRVSKADNDAPILDELNRNGRAAWRANASISWRQGPYSAGWFTSCFGSFVDTSAATTEQVYQVLGKPGYIRVFNDNGVTRYLLRVKPQINHNAWVSYRFDRSANDWLRGVTVRGGINNVFDADPALADEQYGYQAGTFNVRGRQFTVDISKRF; encoded by the coding sequence ATGCCAAATCACCATCCCCTGCTTGTCGTAATGGCCTCGGTTGTCGCGACGGCTGTTTCCGCCCAGACAATCCAGCCCCGGCAGGCATCCGCCAATGCCGATTCCGAGTCCATCACGATGGATGCCTTCACCGTAACCGGCTCCAATATCCGGCGCATCGACGCCGAGACGGCCCTGCCGATCACCGTGATGGAGAAGAGTGACCTCGACGCACGCGGGGCCTCGACCATGGCGGATCTGATGGAGACGATCAACATGGCGGAGCTCTCAGCCATCACCGAGATGAACAACGGGCCGCAGCTTGCCCGCGGTGACGTCGCATCCGTGGACCTTCGCGGCATCGGATCGGGCAGCACGCTCACCCTGCTCAACGGGCGGCGGATGGCGCCCCATCCCATTTCGATGGCGGAGAACGGCGTGCCGTCGCTGGCGGTGAACATCAACACGATCCCCCGCGCGCTGGTGGATCGTGTTGAGATCCTGCGCGACGGAGCGTCGGCCATCTATGGCGCCGATGCGGCGGCGGGCGTCATCAACAACATTGTTTCGAGGACCTATGTTGGAAGGGGCGTCACGTTCAAGGGGTCCATGACCCAGCATGGCGGCGCGAACGAGGCGGGTGTGACGCTCTTCGAGGGCTTCAAGAAGGGGAATGCGCACATCTCTGTTTCGTTCGACTATTTCCATCGCGACGCGCTTGCGGCCCACGACCGGTCCTGGTCGAAAAGTTCCGACATGCGTCAGACCCGCGATCTTCCCGCTCCATGGAACGGGCTGCCGCTGACGGATCCGGCAACGGGTGCGGCGATCGCCAGGGACAATGACTTCAAGAACTCGAATAGCGTGAACCAATGGGGCCAGTGGCAGCGCGGATTCATTCAGCCCGACTACCTGACTTTCATCGGTTCGAGGCCGGCCGGCAACGTTGGCATTGTCGCCAGCGGCACGGTGCCCCCCGGGGTCGCCACGATGGCCACGAACGGCATGTTCTACCTGATTCCCACGGCTTCCGGTGTAACCTTCAAGACAAGCGCGCCCTCTGCAAACATCGACAGCCCCGAGGTGGCGACATTCTCAAACTGGAACCGGTGGAAGATCCTGGTTCCCGCCACGGACCGCATTCAATTCGCGACGTTCCTGGACAAGCCGCTCAATGAGAATGTGGATCTTTTCGGAGACCTTCTGTTCTATCGCGCCTACAGCCGGAACGGGCGCGAGCCGACCAACTTCAAGAATACGGATGACTGGGGGATCTACATGCCGGCGGCCAATCCCTACAATCCGTTTGGCGTGCGTTTCTATCATCCCACTGGGGTGCCCAATTCGGATGGTACACCGCGGCTGACGGGGACACCGGCAGACGTTTCCTTGTGGACGGGGATCTCGCCAGGCCAGAATACGGAGGCTCCGAGCGGTTTCAAGCCGCGCGTGACCGAGGTTTACAGCTATGCTTGGCGGGTGCTCGGCGGATTGCGGGGCAGGCTCGGTTCTTCCTGGGAATGGGAGTCCGCGATCATGGCATCGGGCGCGCAGTCGCATGAATACGAGCACTTTCAAGTCCGCGAATCTCGTTTGCGGACTGCGTTGAATCGCACGGATTCCACGGCCTTCAATCCGTTTCCGGTCACGTTCCGGATCGTGAACAATCAGATCACGGTGGACAAGCCCTACGAGAACCCCGATTCCGTTCTCGATCCTCTTTATGACGACGAAGATCGCTTTGGCCGCACCAATCTTTTCATCTGGGACGCGAAGGTCACGGGACGCGTTGGACGATTTCTGACCGGAGGGCCCATCGGTATCGCGACCGGCCTCGAAGCGCGCTATGAAACGTATTCGGACAAGCGGGCGATATACTCGGGCCAGAATCCGCCCGGCTCCGGGGACAAGTTTCCTTTGTTCCGCGAAGGCGACAACGATTTCCTGGCTCTGAACTCGAATATTCCGGTCAGCGCGGATCAATTCATCTATGCGGCTTATCTCGAAGCCGCACTGCCGTTTGTGACGCGGGAAAACCGCGTTCCCATGGTCGATGGGCTTGAGCTCAATCTGGCGGGGCGATTCGAGCATTTCTCGATCCATGGCCAGACCACCAAGCCAAAGGCCAGTCTCATTTGGAAACCGGTTCCCTGGCTGAAATTCCGGGGATCCGCTGCGGAATCCTTTCGAGCGCCGAACCTCGTGCAGACCAACATCACGCCCCTGCGCCGGCAGGTTGGGGCCGATGACCCCTATCGATACACGGTCACCCAGCTTGCGTCTGACGGCACCGCGCAGCGGCTAACCCTGCGCCAGGGTAATCAGAACCTGCGCCCGGAGGAGGCTGCGACCTGGCTGGCTGGAATGGTCGTTGAGGTTCCCAAGATCAAGGGCCTGTCCTTCACCTTTGACTATTTCAGCATCAACCAGAACGAGGTCATGCAGAACCTGGGAGCCGCCAATGTCATCGACTATGATGAGGTGTTGCTGGATCTTGCCATGAAGGCGGAGCTGGCCAAGGGGACGCCGGTCAATCAGATCGATCTTGGGTCCGGCACGGCCGCCTACAAGGGATTCGGGAATGTCCTGCGCAAGCCCGTCACCCAGGCGGATCGTGACGCCTTTGCCGCCTACAATGCCTCCCCGGCGGGCAAGTCGCTTCCACGTGCCCCGGTTGGAGAGATTGTTCAGGTGATCGATGACTACCTCAATCTGAGCGGGCGCGACATCGAAGGGTATGAGTTTGGGGTGCAGTATCGCACTCCAGCGACCCGTATCGGCAGGTTCACCTTCAATGGCGAGGCCACGCACTACGTGAAGCGCGTGTCCAAGGCCGACAACGACGCACCGATTTTGGACGAGCTCAACCGCAATGGGCGCGCTGCATGGCGTGCGAATGCGTCAATTTCCTGGCGACAGGGCCCTTACTCAGCCGGCTGGTTCACGAGCTGTTTCGGATCCTTTGTCGACACTTCGGCTGCCACGACGGAGCAGGTGTATCAGGTGTTGGGAAAGCCCGGCTATATAAGGGTTTTCAACGACAATGGAGTGACCCGGTACCTGCTGAGGGTGAAGCCGCAGATCAATCACAATGCATGGGTGTCGTACCGGTTTGACCGCTCGGCCAACGACTGGCTCCGAGGCGTGACCGTGCGCGGTGGCATCAACAATGTGTTTGATGCGGATCCGGCTCTGGCTGATGAGCAGTACGGTTACCAGGCTGGAACATTCAACGTGCGCGGCCGGCAGTTTACAGTGGACATCTCCAAGCGCTTCTAA
- a CDS encoding transcriptional regulator: protein MPKKAIYSDDVLRMAATLYHVDNLGQAEVADFVQVSQTKISRLLAIARERGIVRISVEQYAARNERMEEKLRTTFALKDAAVIKVPAGVERQIARQYMGHFGAPFVASLLPSGGVVALGGGRSVASVVRRFRRGDLKRLTWVQAMGSIDANISPDDAIELGRFIVSLWGGEFLRLNTPALVPDKRTRDSFLASDQIKAVWQRLHRADAAIVGVGPIENSTYLERRVLQEDAFARLRDAGAVGEICGRFFDAKGRECQSPLRNRIISVELQELHRIRCVVGVGAEPERAAAIAAALRGGLLNALLVNETAAEALLGLA, encoded by the coding sequence ATGCCAAAAAAGGCGATTTATTCTGATGATGTGCTGCGCATGGCTGCAACACTCTACCATGTCGACAATCTGGGGCAGGCTGAAGTGGCCGATTTCGTTCAGGTGTCACAGACCAAGATTTCCCGACTCCTCGCAATCGCACGCGAGCGGGGAATAGTCCGCATTTCCGTTGAACAGTACGCCGCGCGCAACGAGAGGATGGAAGAGAAGCTCCGCACTACGTTCGCCCTTAAGGATGCCGCGGTGATCAAGGTCCCGGCTGGAGTTGAAAGGCAGATCGCCCGCCAGTACATGGGGCATTTCGGCGCACCCTTTGTCGCCTCACTGCTCCCCAGCGGCGGCGTGGTGGCGCTCGGGGGAGGACGCAGCGTGGCCAGCGTCGTGCGGCGTTTTCGAAGGGGCGATCTGAAGCGCCTGACATGGGTTCAGGCCATGGGGAGCATCGATGCGAACATCTCACCGGACGACGCCATTGAACTCGGGCGATTCATCGTGAGCCTCTGGGGGGGCGAGTTCCTTCGTTTGAACACGCCCGCACTGGTGCCCGACAAACGCACGCGCGACTCATTCCTGGCATCGGATCAAATCAAGGCCGTCTGGCAGCGCCTCCATCGCGCGGACGCAGCGATCGTCGGAGTCGGTCCGATTGAAAACTCCACCTACCTCGAGCGCCGCGTGCTGCAGGAAGATGCCTTTGCCCGGCTACGGGACGCCGGCGCCGTGGGAGAGATCTGTGGCCGGTTCTTCGATGCGAAGGGTCGCGAATGCCAGTCGCCACTTCGGAACCGCATCATCAGCGTGGAACTTCAGGAATTGCACAGGATCCGGTGTGTTGTCGGCGTGGGTGCCGAGCCCGAACGCGCAGCCGCAATCGCGGCCGCGCTTCGAGGTGGCTTGCTGAACGCACTGCTTGTCAACGAGACTGCCGCAGAGGCTTTGCTCGGGCTGGCCTGA
- a CDS encoding MFS transporter, with protein MNNPLKPAPAKPQLPAGRIDSEYRRLRWQVFTGIFVGYAAFYLVRNNLSLAMPAILKAHPEYTKTELGWAVTGLLTAYGVSKFVMGSVSDRSNPRWFMTLGLVLSAAVTAVFGLAPGIYSSLFLIVLLQTANGWFNGMGWPPCGKTMVHWWSTRERGKIVAYWNVAHNVGGALVAYVAVNAVAYFQDWGATFYANAAIAFVIAIFVGVVLRDTPQSCGLMSIEAYKNDYPPDYSDDHERTFAFREIFFRYVLNNRYLWAIAIANAFVYFVRYGVVNWIPTYLQTAKGFDFKASGMAWTAFELAGIPGTILCGYLSDRLFNARRAPATILFMALTLAGLVVYGMNTHGPLWVDVASLIAIGFFVYGPIMMIGLHALDLVPKKAAGTAAGFTGLFGYFLGSAPSGAGVGWIADKWGWSGVFGTMIACCVLAMVFSAMTWSHQTAGSAKQGE; from the coding sequence ATGAATAATCCGCTGAAACCCGCCCCAGCCAAACCGCAGCTTCCTGCCGGCAGGATTGACTCCGAGTACCGCCGGCTCCGCTGGCAGGTGTTTACCGGAATTTTTGTCGGATACGCGGCATTCTATCTCGTTCGAAACAATCTCTCGCTGGCCATGCCGGCGATTCTGAAGGCGCATCCGGAATACACAAAGACGGAGCTCGGCTGGGCGGTGACGGGGCTGCTGACGGCTTACGGTGTCTCCAAGTTTGTGATGGGATCGGTGTCGGATCGGAGCAATCCGCGCTGGTTCATGACTCTCGGGCTCGTCCTTTCCGCCGCGGTCACCGCGGTGTTTGGCCTGGCACCGGGGATCTACAGCTCGCTTTTTCTCATCGTTCTGCTGCAGACCGCGAATGGCTGGTTCAACGGCATGGGCTGGCCTCCGTGCGGAAAGACCATGGTGCACTGGTGGAGCACGCGGGAGCGCGGGAAAATCGTCGCGTACTGGAACGTCGCGCACAATGTGGGAGGCGCGCTGGTTGCCTATGTCGCGGTGAATGCGGTGGCCTATTTCCAGGACTGGGGCGCCACGTTCTACGCCAACGCGGCCATCGCGTTCGTCATCGCGATCTTCGTGGGCGTGGTGCTCAGGGACACTCCCCAAAGCTGCGGACTGATGTCGATCGAGGCTTACAAGAACGATTATCCGCCGGACTACTCGGACGACCACGAGCGCACGTTCGCCTTCAGGGAGATTTTTTTCCGATACGTGCTGAACAACCGGTATCTCTGGGCCATCGCGATCGCGAATGCCTTCGTGTATTTTGTGCGCTACGGTGTCGTGAACTGGATTCCCACCTATTTGCAGACGGCAAAGGGATTCGACTTCAAGGCATCCGGGATGGCATGGACCGCATTTGAACTCGCCGGAATACCCGGCACGATCCTGTGCGGGTATCTCTCGGACCGCCTGTTCAATGCGCGGCGCGCGCCGGCCACGATCCTGTTCATGGCGCTCACGCTTGCGGGGCTGGTGGTCTATGGCATGAACACGCACGGCCCGCTCTGGGTGGACGTTGCCTCGCTGATCGCGATCGGGTTCTTCGTCTACGGCCCGATCATGATGATCGGTTTGCATGCCCTTGACCTGGTGCCCAAGAAGGCGGCGGGCACCGCGGCGGGCTTTACCGGACTTTTCGGATACTTTCTCGGCTCGGCGCCATCCGGGGCGGGGGTGGGGTGGATTGCGGACAAGTGGGGATGGAGCGGGGTGTTTGGCACCATGATCGCATGCTGTGTGCTGGCGATGGTGTTCTCCGCAATGACGTGGAGTCATCAGACCGCGGGTTCCGCAAAGCAGGGGGAATGA